A single region of the Sciurus carolinensis chromosome 14, mSciCar1.2, whole genome shotgun sequence genome encodes:
- the Gcnt1 gene encoding beta-1,3-galactosyl-O-glycosyl-glycoprotein beta-1,6-N-acetylglucosaminyltransferase has product MLRNLWRKRLFSYPTKYYFIFLIFSLITFSVVRIHQKPEFVSVRHLELVGENPSNNINCTKILQGDADEIQKVKLEILTVKFRKRRRWTPSDYINMTSDCPSFIKMRKYIVEPLSKEEESFPIAYSIVVHHKIEMLDRLLRAIYMPQNFYCIHVDKKSEDSFIAAVMGIASCFSNVFVASQLENVIYASWSRVQADLNCMKDLYRMSANWKYLINLCGLDFPIKTNLEIVRKLKSFMGENNLETEKMPSNKEERWKKHHVVINGKLTNTGTTKVHPPLKTPLFSGSAYFVVSREYVRYVLENESIQKFMEWAQDTYSPDEYLWATIQRIPEVPGSLSLSHKYDLSDMHSVARFVKWQYFEGDVAKGAPYPPCNGVHVRSVCVFGAGDLNWILRKHHFFANKFDPDVDLFAIQCLDEHLRHKALEMLEH; this is encoded by the coding sequence ATGCTGAGGAATTTGTGGCGGAAGAGACTTTTTTCTTATCCCACTAAATActactttatatttcttattttttccctcattaCTTTCTCTGTTGTAAGGATTCATCAGAAGCCCGAATTTGTAAGTGTCAGACACCTAGAACTTGTTGGAGAGAATCCTAGTAATAATATTAATTGCACCAAAATTTTGCAGGGTGATGCAGATGAAATCCAGAAGGTAAAGCTTGAGATACTAACAGTGAAATTTAGAAAGCGTCGTCGGTGGACACCATCTGACTATATAAACATGACCAGTGACTGCCCTTCATTCATCAAGATGCGTAAATATATTGTAGAACCTCTTAGTAAAGAAGAGGAGAGCTTCCCAATTGCATACTCCATAGTGGTTCATCACAAAATTGAAATGCTTGACAGGCTCCTGAGGGCCATCTATATGCCTCAGAATTTCTACTGCATTCACGTGGACAAAAAATCAGAGGACTCCTTCATAGCAGCGGTGATGGGCATCGCATCCTGTTTCAGTAACGTCTTTGTGGCCAGTCAGTTGGAGAATGTGATTTATGCATCCTGGAGTCGGGTGCAGGCCGACCTCAACTGCATGAAGGACCTCTACAGAATGAGTGCCAATTGGAAGTACTTGATCAATCTTTGTGGGTTGGATTTTCCTATTAAAACCAACCTGGAAATTGTCAGGAAACTCAAGTCCTTCATGGGTGAAAACAACCTGGAGACGGAGAAGATGCCATCTAATAAAGAGGAAAGGTGGAAGAAGCATCATGTGGTCATTAACGGAAAGTTGACAAATACGGGGACCACCAAAGTGCATCCTCCGCTCAAAACACCTCTCTTTTCAGGCAGTGCCTATTTTGTGGTCAGTAGGGAGTACGTGAGGTATGTGCTAGAGAATGAAAGTATCCAAAAGTTCATGGAATGGGCACAAGACACATACAGCCCAGATGAGTATCTCTGGGCCACTATCCAGAGGATCCCTGAGGTCCCAGGCTCGCTCTCCTTAAGCCACAAGTATGACTTGTCTGACATGCACTCAGTTGCCAGGTTTGTCAAGTGGCAGTACTTTGAAGGTGATGTTGCCAAGGGTGCACCCTACCCGCCCTGCAACGGGGTCCACGTGCGCTCGGTGTGTGTTTTCGGAGCTGGCGACTTGAACTGGATACTGCGGAAGCACCACTTTTTTGCCAATAAATTTGACCCGGACGTCGATCTCTTTGCCATCCAGTGTCTAGATGAGCATCTGAGGCATAAAGCCCTGGAGATGTTAGAACACTGA